A region from the Streptomyces lydicus genome encodes:
- a CDS encoding roadblock/LC7 domain-containing protein: MSQAAQNLNWLITNFVDNTPGVSHTVVVSADGLLLAMSEGFPRDRADQLAAVASGLTSLTSGASRIFEGGTVNQTVVEMERGFLFIMSVSDGSSLAVLAHPECDIGLVGYEMALLVDRAGTVLTPDLRAELQGSLLH, translated from the coding sequence ATGAGCCAGGCGGCGCAGAACCTGAACTGGTTGATCACCAACTTCGTGGACAACACCCCAGGGGTGTCGCACACGGTGGTGGTCTCCGCGGACGGACTGCTCCTCGCGATGTCCGAAGGCTTCCCCCGCGACCGTGCCGATCAGTTGGCGGCGGTGGCCTCCGGCCTGACCTCGCTGACCTCGGGCGCGTCCCGCATCTTCGAGGGCGGGACGGTGAACCAGACCGTTGTGGAGATGGAGCGGGGGTTCCTCTTCATCATGTCCGTCTCGGACGGATCGTCGCTGGCCGTGCTCGCACATCCCGAGTGCGACATCGGCCTGGTCGGCTACGAAATGGCGCTGCTGGTCGATCGCGCAGGCACGGTCCTGACGCCCGATCTGCGCGCCGAACTGCAGGGCAGCCTGCTGCACTGA
- a CDS encoding DUF742 domain-containing protein — MTPPPATSGPYGAYSQAPYGSEGDQPLVRPYAMTGGRTRPRYQLAIEALVSTTADPSQLPGLLPEHQRICHLCREVKSVAEVSALLHIPLGVARILVADLAEAGMVAIHQPGGSGEAGGTPDVTLLERVLSGLRKL; from the coding sequence ATGACCCCGCCACCTGCCACTTCCGGCCCGTACGGCGCGTACAGCCAAGCGCCGTACGGGAGCGAAGGTGACCAGCCGCTGGTGCGCCCGTACGCCATGACCGGAGGCCGGACCAGGCCGCGCTACCAGCTCGCCATCGAGGCGCTGGTCAGCACGACCGCCGACCCCTCTCAGCTGCCCGGGCTGCTGCCCGAGCACCAGCGGATCTGCCACCTGTGCCGTGAGGTGAAGTCGGTTGCCGAGGTCTCCGCGCTGCTCCACATCCCGCTGGGTGTGGCGCGGATTCTGGTCGCAGACCTGGCAGAGGCCGGCATGGTGGCGATCCACCAGCCCGGTGGCAGCGGTGAGGCCGGCGGCACGCCGGACGTGACCTTGCTCGAGAGGGTGCTCAGTGGACTTCGCAAGCTCTGA